From Sulfuracidifex tepidarius, one genomic window encodes:
- a CDS encoding glycosyltransferase encodes MKITVVTSGLGSNYSGGSVHVSNVIKRLTNYFDVEFIPSINFFVSNRNANTEIENIRKFNIKIPDIYNSLDFSKLKPSFLPYSFSIYKEYSEKVNLDSDFIYDPDYTTPESVFLSNRSGILLGITLHEPLYPLNQSILYTYYTLRPFFFQSIDYFVKRSIGLYLLTRTKEKYIRDARHLNFIAGVSESTLSSVKAQRIRKYILYPGNGVDKELLSYRTKNKEDYVVFWTTLIPPKGILNILYIVNLLKKRGIQVKVKIMGKFLYEKFKKFFLEYIKENSLEIEYLGFLEKRELYKVVSKARLLLYPSLADGFSITILESLALGTPVIAYSLPTVYSVYKDIPAIKFVKEGDVKSMANELENELKSYKLLNAVFDEKTTSFIEFHNWDKVAENVASIIKESLS; translated from the coding sequence GTGAAGATAACAGTAGTGACGTCAGGGTTAGGATCAAACTACTCTGGAGGAAGCGTGCATGTTAGTAATGTGATTAAAAGACTTACAAACTACTTTGATGTTGAATTCATTCCGTCTATAAACTTTTTTGTGTCAAACCGAAACGCAAATACAGAGATTGAAAATATAAGAAAGTTTAATATAAAGATTCCAGATATTTATAATTCTTTAGATTTTAGTAAATTAAAACCGTCTTTCTTGCCCTACTCTTTCTCTATATATAAAGAGTATTCTGAGAAAGTCAATTTAGACTCTGATTTTATCTACGACCCAGACTACACGACCCCAGAGAGCGTTTTTTTGTCTAACAGAAGTGGAATACTTCTGGGCATAACTCTTCATGAACCACTTTATCCTCTCAATCAATCGATTCTTTATACTTACTACACGTTAAGACCCTTCTTTTTTCAATCAATTGATTATTTTGTAAAAAGATCTATAGGTCTTTACTTATTAACTAGAACTAAGGAAAAATATATTCGTGATGCTAGACATCTGAATTTTATTGCAGGTGTAAGTGAAAGTACCTTAAGTTCTGTTAAGGCTCAAAGAATTAGAAAATATATTCTTTATCCAGGCAACGGAGTAGATAAGGAGTTATTAAGTTATAGAACTAAAAACAAGGAAGACTATGTTGTTTTCTGGACCACACTGATACCTCCTAAAGGCATTTTAAATATTCTTTATATCGTAAATCTGCTTAAAAAGAGAGGGATTCAGGTTAAGGTAAAAATAATGGGAAAATTTCTCTATGAAAAATTCAAAAAGTTCTTTTTAGAATATATCAAAGAAAATTCCCTAGAAATAGAATATCTAGGCTTCTTAGAAAAAAGAGAGTTATATAAAGTTGTGTCAAAAGCTAGACTCCTTCTATATCCCTCTTTAGCAGACGGATTCTCTATTACAATCTTAGAATCTTTAGCCTTAGGCACTCCAGTAATAGCTTACTCCCTTCCTACAGTTTACTCCGTATATAAGGATATTCCTGCAATAAAATTTGTCAAAGAAGGAGATGTGAAGAGTATGGCTAATGAATTGGAAAACGAATTGAAGAGCTACAAATTACTTAATGCAGTTTTCGATGAAAAGACTACGTCATTTATTGAGTTTCATAATTGGGATAAGGTAGCGGAAAACGTGGCTAGTATCATTAAAGAGTCATTGAGCTAG